In Geminicoccaceae bacterium, a single window of DNA contains:
- a CDS encoding IS1595 family transposase — MRNEEFELFLSMVARLDVEQKQRLEAALAGGGDEAVVIGLLEARLRPEPACPHCRAEGSKPWGRSHGLRRFRCATCGRTFNALTGTPLARLRRKAQWLSFTACLSRSDTVRKAAKICRVVVATSFRWRHRFLRAGVADAEALSGIVEADETFFRRSFKGSRCWRKQADPPPRPPKRRATPARKRGLSDEQVPVLVTRDRTGSTRAAVLADRSADAIDVAIGASLPADGVLCTDSHAAFRLVADRHAIHHEPVNSRLKSWIAAFNGVATRYLPNYLAWHHVLDKKPDVPDHREWLRLTINS, encoded by the coding sequence ATGCGCAACGAGGAATTCGAACTGTTTCTTTCGATGGTTGCTCGCCTTGACGTTGAGCAGAAACAACGGCTCGAAGCGGCGCTTGCCGGTGGCGGGGACGAGGCGGTGGTGATCGGGCTTCTGGAAGCTCGCCTTCGCCCGGAACCGGCCTGCCCGCATTGCCGGGCGGAAGGTTCGAAGCCGTGGGGCAGGAGTCACGGGTTGCGGCGTTTTCGGTGTGCGACCTGCGGCCGGACGTTCAACGCGCTGACCGGCACACCGCTGGCGCGCCTGCGCAGGAAGGCGCAATGGTTGAGCTTCACCGCCTGTCTTTCCCGAAGTGACACTGTTCGCAAGGCAGCGAAGATCTGCCGGGTGGTGGTGGCGACGAGCTTTCGCTGGCGGCATCGCTTTCTTCGGGCGGGAGTGGCCGATGCCGAGGCGCTTTCGGGTATCGTCGAAGCCGACGAGACCTTCTTCCGGCGTTCGTTCAAGGGGTCGCGGTGCTGGCGAAAGCAGGCTGACCCGCCGCCGCGACCGCCCAAAAGACGCGCCACACCGGCCCGCAAGCGCGGCTTGAGCGACGAGCAGGTACCTGTGCTGGTCACCCGGGATCGCACCGGATCGACACGCGCGGCAGTTCTGGCCGACCGCAGTGCCGATGCCATCGATGTCGCCATCGGCGCCAGCCTGCCCGCCGACGGCGTCCTTTGCACCGACAGCCACGCGGCCTTCCGCCTGGTTGCCGATCGTCACGCCATTCATCACGAGCCCGTCAACAGCCGCCTCAAGAGCTGGATCGCCGCCTTCAACGGCGTCGCCACACGCTACCTGCCCAACTATCTCGCCTGGCACCATGTTCTCGACAAAAAGCCAGATGTTCCGGACCATCGTGAATGGCTGCGGTTGACCATCAACAGCTAA
- a CDS encoding histidine kinase has translation MSHFLVTDEHPNGHKLETLLELLRRDLIHRMQAIADDSRPEARHVLDNDIRILDHLTRCIELAQDSTRTLKKSFGPSHQGSHRIGS, from the coding sequence ATGTCCCACTTCCTCGTCACCGACGAGCACCCCAATGGACACAAGCTGGAGACCCTGCTGGAACTGCTGCGGCGCGACCTGATCCATCGCATGCAGGCCATCGCCGATGACAGCAGGCCCGAGGCCAGGCATGTGCTGGACAATGACATCCGGATCCTCGATCATTTGACCCGGTGCATCGAACTCGCCCAGGACAGTACCCGAACGCTGAAAAAGTCCTTCGGCCCCTCGCATCAGGGGTCCCATCGCATCGGCAGCTGA
- a CDS encoding extensin family protein, producing the protein MPKMIVSILCLFLLAACGSKRAVHSGLRQEPPLPATCEAGMQAHTLDYQPAKLGNDAHCKVDQPVRFSRSQILRMSPALTTSCALALAWLDFEPTIEALALRHLDSRVTVVQHYGSYNCRPMSGNRRRMSLHASARAIDIAGFVLADGREISVKRDWNAGAAGRFLHAFANAACERFGVVLTPSHDRDHHDHVHIDIGPWRLCGT; encoded by the coding sequence GTGCCCAAGATGATCGTCTCCATCCTTTGTCTCTTTCTGCTGGCCGCATGCGGCAGCAAGCGCGCAGTCCATTCGGGACTCCGCCAGGAACCGCCATTGCCAGCGACATGCGAGGCGGGCATGCAGGCGCATACGCTCGACTACCAGCCTGCGAAGCTGGGGAATGATGCGCACTGCAAGGTCGACCAACCTGTACGCTTCAGCCGCAGCCAGATCCTGCGCATGTCGCCGGCACTCACGACGTCCTGCGCCCTGGCCCTTGCGTGGCTCGACTTCGAGCCCACCATCGAGGCTCTGGCCCTCCGCCATCTGGATTCCCGCGTGACGGTTGTCCAGCACTACGGTTCCTACAACTGTCGGCCCATGAGCGGAAATCGCAGGCGCATGAGTCTGCATGCCAGCGCCCGTGCCATCGACATCGCGGGTTTCGTCCTTGCCGATGGCCGTGAAATCTCGGTGAAACGCGACTGGAACGCTGGTGCGGCCGGCCGCTTTCTCCATGCCTTCGCCAACGCTGCCTGCGAGCGATTCGGCGTCGTCTTGACCCCTTCCCATGATCGGGACCATCATGATCATGTTCATATCGACATCGGTCCATGGAGGCTGTGCGGAACGTGA
- the lysA gene encoding diaminopimelate decarboxylase, with the protein MTAAFRHVDGTLHCEGVSLTELADRVGTPLYVYSKAWMQGRLREFQQAFSRLDALFCYALKANSNLAVIRTLARAGAGADTVSMGEIRRALAAGVEPEKIVFAGVAKTDDEIRFALQHEILQLNAESVPELRRISAIAASLGVTAPVALRVNPDIAAGTHEKISTGRRQDKFGIVHDEVPAVLDLIGDLGNLRAVGLHLHIGSQITSVDPFEAAYARSIDLFVQMRAAGHPLSTLDLGGGFGVTYRDERPLDAEAYAGLVRRLTRGLDCRLMFEPGRALVAEAGVLVSRVIYRKVTSDRQFLILDAGMNTLIRPAMYDAYHEIVPVVEHGDNRLPMDVVGPICESSDVFGRGRLLPPLDSGDLVAFRSAGAYGAVMASDYNSRPSPAEVLVDGERWALVKPHRHAEEQFADESIPGWLEEDRGIATA; encoded by the coding sequence ATGACCGCAGCCTTTCGTCATGTGGATGGCACACTCCACTGTGAGGGTGTCAGTCTCACGGAACTGGCCGACCGTGTTGGCACGCCGCTCTATGTCTATTCGAAGGCATGGATGCAGGGGCGACTTCGGGAGTTCCAGCAGGCTTTCTCCCGGCTGGATGCGCTCTTCTGCTACGCGCTCAAGGCCAACAGCAATCTGGCCGTGATCCGTACGCTGGCACGGGCCGGGGCGGGCGCGGACACGGTTTCCATGGGCGAGATCAGGCGGGCGCTGGCTGCCGGGGTGGAGCCCGAAAAGATCGTCTTCGCCGGTGTCGCCAAGACGGATGACGAGATTCGCTTCGCGCTGCAACACGAGATCCTGCAACTCAATGCCGAATCGGTGCCCGAGCTCAGGCGCATCTCGGCAATCGCAGCGAGCCTCGGCGTCACCGCACCCGTGGCGCTTCGCGTCAACCCGGACATCGCGGCGGGAACCCACGAGAAGATCAGCACCGGCAGGCGGCAGGACAAGTTCGGGATCGTGCATGACGAGGTGCCGGCGGTGCTCGATCTCATCGGGGATCTTGGCAATCTCCGGGCGGTCGGGCTGCATCTGCATATCGGCTCGCAGATCACCAGTGTCGATCCGTTCGAGGCGGCCTATGCGCGCAGCATCGATCTGTTCGTGCAGATGCGGGCGGCGGGGCATCCACTGTCGACCCTGGATCTGGGCGGTGGTTTCGGAGTCACCTATCGTGACGAACGGCCACTCGATGCGGAGGCCTATGCCGGACTGGTCCGGCGGCTGACCAGGGGGCTCGATTGCCGCCTGATGTTCGAGCCCGGCCGGGCGCTGGTCGCCGAGGCCGGTGTGCTGGTCAGCCGGGTCATTTACCGGAAAGTAACGTCCGACAGGCAGTTTCTCATTCTCGACGCCGGCATGAACACGCTGATCCGACCCGCCATGTATGATGCCTATCACGAGATCGTGCCTGTTGTTGAACATGGAGACAACCGCCTGCCGATGGATGTGGTGGGGCCGATATGCGAGAGTAGCGATGTTTTCGGGCGGGGGCGGCTGCTGCCGCCGCTCGATTCGGGCGATCTCGTTGCTTTCCGCTCTGCCGGCGCCTATGGTGCTGTCATGGCGTCCGACTACAACAGTCGGCCGAGCCCGGCAGAAGTTCTGGTCGACGGTGAGCGGTGGGCCCTGGTCAAGCCCCATCGACATGCTGAGGAGCAGTTCGCTGATGAAAGCATTCCCGGCTGGCTCGAAGAGGATCGAGGTATCGCCACGGCATGA
- a CDS encoding TIGR02302 family protein, whose translation MSRSVGAGVRRLGLRLFGARLFETVERLWPAVFPAVVVLVLFAILAFVDFWGHVPVWVHWIGLGIFGLVLVGALGSGLRRLRPVTRGEAIRRLERDSELSHEPLGSLEDRLGTGEHDPLTRRLWERQRERALRQAGRLRLGPPRSPMPRLDPWALRAILGLVLLVSLVEARGEWWPRLVQAVVPGERVNVVPAEVAIRLWITPPAYTGTAPFGEERTARSDTLSVPAGSELLLQVHGLPDRQEATPSISLAGQPVDVEWLGADRSGAASAQVRTVLDAGGELAVHVGHGEDALLRSWNIEVVPDEPPAVSFAEELVASQRATLEIRFDASDDYGLMRLELAFAPADRPDAMEVRELLAPSGAPRELATGVHVDLSAHPLAGLPVRMRLRAVDAIDQVGESREIEMVLPERKFVHPLARAIIAIRKEIVREPENVSMSAAKLDALARTGPAEDFGVAVPLTLLAASSRLTRPGPDGERVQSVVAMLWDLALFIEDGRLSLAEKELRALQEELQRALLEGADSAELEQLMDRLQEAMERYMQEMMRNSVEQAQRMPEGMPVQPIDPSQMITPQDLQSMMDRARELMRNGAREQAQELLSQLQRMMENMQTALQPMQPGPGEQAMGDLQRMIELQQELLDRSFQMQNRQDGQPQAGESETRPGQQGQPGEQDAGRSAGEQEALRRALGELMRRMGEMGMDIPRSLGQAEMQMRGARDALQRGEAGQAIGPQGQAVDLMQQGGQAMMQQLREMMAQQGMQPGRAQQQGRDPLGRSTRNDGGFSPEGTKLPAENDLGRARGVLEELYRRSRDRQRPPVELDYYDRLLDRF comes from the coding sequence GTGAGCCGGTCGGTGGGGGCAGGGGTGCGCAGGCTGGGCCTGCGTCTCTTCGGAGCGCGCCTGTTCGAGACCGTCGAGCGACTGTGGCCGGCTGTCTTCCCTGCCGTTGTCGTTCTGGTCCTTTTTGCCATTCTGGCGTTCGTCGATTTCTGGGGACATGTTCCTGTATGGGTTCACTGGATCGGGCTCGGGATATTCGGTCTGGTCCTCGTGGGCGCGCTCGGTTCCGGTTTGCGCAGGCTGCGGCCGGTGACGCGGGGCGAAGCCATAAGGCGTCTTGAACGCGACAGTGAATTGTCCCACGAACCGTTGGGCTCGCTTGAGGACAGGCTGGGTACGGGCGAACACGATCCCCTGACGCGACGTCTGTGGGAGCGACAGCGGGAGCGGGCACTGCGGCAAGCTGGACGGTTGCGCCTTGGTCCGCCACGGTCGCCCATGCCACGACTCGATCCCTGGGCCCTGCGGGCTATTCTGGGGCTCGTACTGCTGGTTTCCCTGGTCGAAGCTCGTGGTGAATGGTGGCCGAGGCTGGTGCAGGCGGTGGTGCCGGGCGAGCGGGTGAACGTCGTGCCGGCGGAAGTTGCCATCCGTCTGTGGATCACGCCTCCGGCCTACACCGGAACGGCACCATTCGGCGAGGAGAGAACGGCCCGTTCGGATACGCTGTCGGTTCCAGCCGGAAGCGAGTTGCTGTTGCAGGTCCACGGCCTGCCGGATCGACAGGAAGCCACTCCGTCGATCAGTCTCGCCGGCCAGCCGGTCGACGTGGAGTGGCTTGGAGCCGATCGCAGCGGGGCGGCCAGTGCACAGGTGCGGACCGTACTCGATGCAGGCGGTGAACTGGCGGTGCATGTCGGCCATGGCGAGGACGCCCTGTTGCGCTCCTGGAACATCGAGGTCGTCCCGGACGAGCCGCCGGCGGTGAGCTTTGCCGAAGAACTGGTGGCATCGCAGCGTGCCACTCTCGAAATCCGTTTCGACGCCAGCGACGATTACGGCCTGATGAGGCTGGAACTGGCTTTCGCGCCGGCCGACCGTCCCGATGCGATGGAGGTGCGAGAATTGCTGGCACCGTCGGGAGCGCCACGCGAGCTGGCAACGGGTGTCCATGTCGATCTGAGTGCACATCCTCTGGCCGGACTGCCGGTGAGGATGCGTCTTCGCGCAGTCGATGCAATCGACCAGGTGGGGGAAAGTCGTGAAATCGAGATGGTCCTGCCCGAGCGGAAATTCGTTCATCCTCTTGCAAGGGCGATTATCGCCATCCGCAAGGAAATCGTCCGCGAGCCGGAGAATGTCTCGATGTCCGCAGCCAAACTCGACGCGCTGGCGCGAACCGGGCCTGCGGAGGATTTTGGGGTCGCGGTGCCGCTGACCCTGCTGGCCGCGTCAAGCCGGCTGACACGGCCCGGTCCCGATGGCGAAAGGGTCCAGTCCGTTGTCGCGATGTTGTGGGACCTGGCCCTGTTCATCGAGGACGGGCGGTTGTCGCTGGCGGAAAAGGAGCTGCGCGCGCTGCAGGAGGAATTGCAGCGTGCCTTGCTCGAAGGTGCCGACAGCGCCGAACTTGAACAGTTGATGGACCGGCTGCAGGAAGCCATGGAGCGCTACATGCAGGAGATGATGCGCAATTCCGTGGAGCAGGCGCAGCGCATGCCTGAAGGGATGCCGGTTCAGCCGATCGATCCCTCGCAGATGATCACGCCGCAGGATCTGCAGTCGATGATGGACCGTGCGCGCGAACTGATGCGCAACGGCGCGCGGGAACAGGCGCAGGAGTTGCTGTCGCAGTTGCAGCGGATGATGGAAAACATGCAGACGGCACTGCAGCCGATGCAGCCCGGCCCCGGCGAACAGGCCATGGGTGACCTGCAGCGGATGATCGAATTGCAGCAGGAGTTGCTCGACCGTTCCTTCCAGATGCAAAATCGTCAGGACGGCCAACCGCAAGCTGGTGAGAGCGAAACGCGGCCGGGGCAGCAGGGCCAGCCGGGCGAGCAGGACGCGGGTCGGTCGGCTGGCGAACAGGAGGCGCTGCGGCGTGCCCTGGGAGAGCTGATGCGGCGCATGGGTGAAATGGGTATGGATATCCCGCGGTCGCTTGGTCAGGCCGAAATGCAGATGCGCGGCGCTCGCGATGCCCTGCAGCGGGGAGAGGCCGGGCAGGCGATCGGGCCGCAGGGGCAGGCCGTCGACCTGATGCAGCAGGGCGGTCAGGCGATGATGCAGCAGTTGCGCGAGATGATGGCGCAGCAGGGCATGCAGCCGGGACGGGCCCAGCAGCAGGGTCGTGACCCGTTGGGGCGTTCGACGCGCAATGATGGAGGTTTCAGCCCCGAGGGCACGAAGCTGCCGGCAGAAAATGACCTCGGCAGGGCGCGTGGGGTGCTCGAGGAACTGTACCGCCGCTCGCGCGACCGCCAGCGGCCACCGGTGGAGCTCGATTATTACGACCGCCTGCTCGATCGTTTCTGA
- a CDS encoding thiamine pyrophosphate-binding protein, whose protein sequence is MSHDGRTNEMNGAEAMVRMLQEHGVRHVFGLCGDTSLPFYDALYRLDHGIEHVLTRDERSASYMADGYSRVTGRVGVCEGPSGGGATYILPGLVEANESSVPVLAITSDVSVTSRGHYPLTELDQEGLMRPLTKWNLTIPRSEMVPDAVRTAFRKMTTGRPGSAHLGFPIDVQRGAVDPGQIWADPAHATWPAYPAGPDEGRLDALLDVLASASFPVIICGGGVVLAGGECELETFAERLQIVVATTISGQGSLAETHPLCLGVVGSNGGVPATREVVERADLVLFIGCRAGSVTTERWRVPAKSTRILHVDSDPEVIGASYRTEVGIVGDARLVLGALNRRLDTRGDGERSGDAQAVVAAAKEKKWSAFRAIAENRATPIRPERTIATLRRVLDDDAVIVADPGTPCPYVSAFYELRRTGRTLFSNRAHGALGYALSASVGAAVGRPGSKVVALMGDGSFGFTCGELETVVRHRLPITFITFSNSVYGWIKAGQRAGFGERYFSVDFDRTDHAAVASAYGVKSWRVEDPDKLEGVLREAIDHGGPTLVDIISQPLNEAAAPVSEWIA, encoded by the coding sequence ATGAGTCACGACGGCAGGACCAACGAGATGAACGGCGCCGAGGCCATGGTGCGCATGCTCCAGGAGCACGGTGTGCGCCATGTCTTCGGATTGTGCGGCGATACGAGCCTGCCATTCTATGACGCCCTCTATCGGCTCGACCACGGGATCGAGCATGTTCTCACGCGCGATGAACGGTCCGCATCCTACATGGCCGACGGTTACTCAAGGGTTACCGGCAGGGTCGGCGTCTGCGAGGGTCCTTCGGGCGGCGGGGCGACCTACATCCTGCCCGGCCTCGTCGAGGCGAACGAGTCGTCGGTGCCGGTACTGGCCATCACCTCTGACGTGTCGGTCACCTCGCGGGGGCACTATCCGCTTACCGAACTCGACCAGGAAGGGTTGATGCGACCTTTGACCAAGTGGAACCTCACCATTCCGCGCTCGGAGATGGTCCCCGATGCGGTGAGGACGGCGTTTCGCAAGATGACCACCGGCAGGCCCGGCTCGGCGCACCTGGGTTTCCCCATCGATGTCCAGCGCGGTGCGGTCGATCCCGGGCAGATCTGGGCCGATCCGGCGCACGCCACCTGGCCCGCCTATCCGGCCGGTCCCGACGAGGGCAGGCTGGATGCGCTGCTCGACGTGCTGGCGAGTGCTTCCTTCCCGGTGATCATCTGCGGCGGCGGTGTGGTGCTTGCCGGTGGCGAGTGCGAACTGGAGACCTTCGCTGAAAGGTTGCAGATCGTGGTGGCCACGACGATCTCCGGGCAGGGCAGCCTTGCCGAAACCCACCCGCTTTGCCTTGGAGTAGTCGGTTCCAACGGCGGTGTCCCGGCGACGCGCGAGGTCGTCGAGCGGGCCGATCTGGTGCTGTTCATCGGCTGCCGCGCCGGATCGGTCACCACCGAGCGCTGGCGCGTGCCGGCAAAATCGACGCGGATCCTGCATGTCGACAGCGACCCCGAGGTGATCGGTGCTTCCTATCGTACCGAAGTGGGGATCGTCGGCGATGCGCGGCTGGTGCTTGGTGCATTGAACCGTCGGCTCGATACCCGCGGTGACGGGGAGCGCAGTGGCGATGCGCAAGCTGTCGTCGCGGCGGCGAAGGAGAAGAAGTGGTCGGCCTTTCGTGCCATCGCCGAGAACCGGGCAACGCCGATCCGCCCCGAGCGCACGATTGCCACCCTGCGCCGGGTGCTGGATGATGATGCGGTCATCGTCGCCGATCCCGGAACGCCATGCCCCTACGTCTCGGCCTTCTACGAACTGCGCCGGACCGGCCGGACCCTGTTCTCCAACCGCGCCCACGGTGCTCTCGGCTACGCCTTGTCGGCGTCCGTTGGCGCAGCGGTCGGTCGGCCGGGCAGCAAGGTCGTCGCGCTCATGGGCGATGGCAGTTTCGGTTTCACCTGCGGCGAACTGGAAACCGTCGTGCGCCATCGCCTGCCCATCACCTTCATCACCTTCTCCAACTCGGTCTATGGCTGGATCAAGGCCGGCCAGCGGGCAGGCTTCGGCGAGCGCTATTTCTCGGTCGATTTCGACCGGACCGATCACGCGGCCGTGGCTTCCGCCTACGGGGTGAAGTCCTGGCGCGTCGAGGATCCCGACAAACTGGAGGGTGTTCTGCGCGAGGCCATCGACCATGGCGGGCCGACCCTTGTCGACATCATAAGCCAGCCGCTCAACGAAGCCGCCGCTCCCGTCAGCGAATGGATCGCCTGA
- a CDS encoding TlpA family protein disulfide reductase, whose protein sequence is MPVTVSSPLPILVALVVSFMVLVRTGPAAALEFETPQALPDVPLLTMEGDEARLEAHAGELVVVNFWATWCAPCKREMPSLARLQAEFDPKALKVVTIAVDRSAPEKIRTFMDEAQAADLPVYRDPKMATMKGFALKGLPTTLVVDDEGRIIARHDGYAEWDDPDIVKALRSHLPSGS, encoded by the coding sequence ATGCCTGTCACCGTTTCCTCGCCCCTGCCGATCCTCGTCGCGCTGGTCGTATCCTTCATGGTCCTCGTTCGGACGGGACCCGCGGCCGCCCTCGAATTCGAGACACCGCAGGCACTTCCGGATGTGCCCCTGCTGACCATGGAGGGCGACGAAGCACGGCTCGAAGCCCATGCGGGCGAGCTTGTCGTAGTGAACTTCTGGGCCACATGGTGCGCTCCCTGCAAGCGCGAAATGCCCTCGCTCGCTCGCCTCCAGGCCGAATTCGACCCGAAGGCACTCAAGGTTGTGACGATCGCCGTCGACCGCTCGGCACCGGAAAAGATCAGGACCTTCATGGATGAGGCGCAGGCTGCCGACCTGCCCGTCTATCGCGACCCGAAGATGGCGACCATGAAGGGCTTCGCATTGAAGGGCCTGCCCACCACGCTCGTCGTCGACGATGAAGGCCGGATCATCGCCCGGCACGATGGCTATGCGGAATGGGATGATCCCGACATCGTCAAGGCATTGCGAAGCCATCTGCCATCCGGTAGCTGA
- the argH gene encoding argininosuccinate lyase codes for MTSKTGSGRDLWGGHFSTGPAPLMEQINASIGFDKRLYAHDVAGSKAHARMLARCGIISDADRDAIIGGLDTILGEIERGEFVFRTELEDIHLNVEARLTELVGEPGRRLHTGRSRNDQVATDFKLWTRDAYDRAEVLIEELMRALVDKADAHSGQVMPGFTHLQAAQPVTFGHHLLAYVEMLARDRSRFADGRRRMNVSPLGAAALAGTSFPVDREMTASDLGFDMPAANSLDAVSDRDFALEYLAAASILAVHLSRLAEELVLWSTPQFGFVRMGEEFTSGSSIMPQKRNPDAAELLRGKSGRVIGHLQALLVMLKGLPLTYSKDMQEDKEGLFDAVDTVELCLAAAAEMIGGMQVFGKRMEAAAGVGFTTATDLADWLVRAKGAPFRDAHSLAARAVKRAEEKGCGLEGLSLDDLQAIDDRIDDGVFEVLGVHRSVASRTSFGGTAPERVREQIARWRAEL; via the coding sequence ATGACGAGCAAGACAGGCAGCGGACGCGATCTCTGGGGTGGACATTTCTCCACCGGTCCGGCCCCGCTGATGGAACAGATTAACGCATCCATCGGCTTCGACAAGCGGCTCTACGCTCACGATGTCGCGGGTTCGAAGGCACATGCCCGCATGCTGGCCCGCTGCGGCATCATCTCGGATGCCGATCGCGATGCGATCATCGGCGGCCTCGACACGATATTGGGCGAGATCGAGCGCGGTGAATTCGTCTTCAGGACCGAACTGGAGGATATTCACCTCAATGTCGAGGCCCGGCTGACCGAACTGGTTGGGGAGCCGGGCCGTCGGCTGCATACCGGCCGCTCGCGCAATGACCAGGTGGCCACCGACTTCAAGCTGTGGACCCGGGATGCCTATGACCGTGCGGAGGTCCTCATCGAGGAGCTCATGCGCGCGCTGGTGGACAAGGCTGACGCTCATTCCGGTCAGGTCATGCCGGGCTTCACCCATCTTCAGGCAGCCCAGCCGGTGACGTTCGGCCATCATCTGCTGGCCTATGTCGAGATGCTGGCGCGCGACCGCTCCCGCTTCGCCGATGGCCGCAGGCGGATGAATGTTTCTCCCCTGGGGGCGGCGGCACTGGCCGGAACCAGTTTCCCCGTCGATCGCGAGATGACCGCCAGCGATCTCGGTTTCGACATGCCGGCGGCCAATTCACTCGATGCGGTTTCCGATCGCGATTTCGCGCTCGAATATCTCGCGGCGGCGAGCATCCTTGCGGTGCACCTTTCGCGGCTGGCTGAAGAACTCGTGCTGTGGTCGACGCCGCAGTTCGGCTTCGTGCGGATGGGCGAGGAGTTCACCTCGGGCAGTTCGATCATGCCGCAGAAGCGCAATCCGGACGCTGCCGAACTGCTGCGCGGCAAGAGCGGTCGGGTGATCGGACATCTGCAGGCGCTGCTGGTGATGCTCAAGGGATTGCCGCTGACCTACAGCAAGGACATGCAGGAGGACAAGGAAGGGCTGTTCGACGCGGTCGACACCGTCGAATTGTGCCTTGCGGCGGCAGCAGAAATGATCGGTGGCATGCAGGTGTTCGGCAAGCGCATGGAAGCGGCGGCCGGTGTCGGCTTCACGACCGCCACCGATCTGGCCGACTGGCTTGTTCGGGCGAAGGGCGCACCGTTCCGCGACGCCCATTCCCTCGCGGCCCGGGCCGTCAAGCGCGCCGAGGAGAAAGGGTGTGGTCTCGAGGGCTTGTCCCTCGACGACCTGCAGGCCATCGACGATCGTATCGACGACGGGGTGTTCGAGGTGCTGGGCGTGCATCGCTCAGTGGCCAGCCGCACGAGTTTCGGCGGCACGGCGCCGGAGCGCGTACGCGAGCAGATCGCACGCTGGAGGGCGGAGCTGTGA
- a CDS encoding lipoprotein, with translation MRRRELAMFAAGVLLLAGCGRKGDLRLPKSATDDGPAPDAQPGSPVERKPEGNTDNGS, from the coding sequence GTGAGGCGTCGCGAACTGGCCATGTTTGCCGCTGGTGTCCTGCTGCTCGCCGGCTGCGGTCGCAAGGGCGATCTCAGGCTCCCGAAGTCTGCAACGGACGACGGGCCCGCACCCGATGCTCAACCGGGGTCGCCGGTCGAACGGAAGCCCGAAGGGAACACGGATAACGGCTCCTAG
- a CDS encoding GntR family transcriptional regulator has protein sequence MDEPDPGHVHRIHDEIKSMAIAFELRPGERINESALARRLNASRTPVREVLNRLVGEGLVRAIAGKGFFGRDLDAGEIRQLYEARAAIERETARLAALRRTDDEAQALASSISDHPDVDGDETFHENIARMARNPALAAMLDDIRAQIRCVRATDLASDARSCAAGHRAIAEAIAEGKAWKAMLAMDEHIGQSHDRVDSLVAETLHRLADHADEPAIT, from the coding sequence ATGGATGAGCCCGATCCCGGACATGTCCACCGAATCCACGACGAGATCAAGTCCATGGCGATCGCGTTCGAACTCCGTCCGGGCGAGCGGATCAACGAAAGCGCGCTCGCCAGGAGGTTGAACGCCAGCCGCACGCCGGTGCGCGAAGTCCTAAACCGGCTGGTCGGCGAGGGGCTGGTGCGAGCCATTGCCGGCAAGGGCTTCTTCGGTCGCGACCTCGATGCCGGCGAAATCCGCCAGCTCTACGAGGCACGGGCCGCCATCGAACGCGAGACGGCACGCCTCGCCGCCCTGCGCCGCACCGACGACGAAGCGCAGGCCCTCGCGTCCTCGATATCCGATCATCCGGACGTCGACGGGGACGAGACCTTCCATGAAAACATCGCGCGGATGGCGCGCAATCCCGCACTCGCCGCAATGCTCGACGACATCCGGGCACAAATCCGCTGTGTACGTGCAACGGACCTCGCCAGCGATGCGCGATCCTGTGCCGCCGGTCACCGGGCCATCGCCGAAGCCATCGCCGAGGGCAAGGCATGGAAAGCCATGCTGGCCATGGATGAACATATCGGGCAATCGCATGACCGCGTCGATTCGCTCGTCGCGGAGACTCTCCACAGGCTGGCCGATCATGCCGACGAACCGGCCATCACGTGA
- a CDS encoding IS1 family transposase codes for MLPKGAHFTGKMHTQRLESLNANVRHHLARFRRKTRCTTKCPRMAYLSALLFMQAHNKKLFS; via the coding sequence GTGCTGCCGAAAGGCGCCCATTTCACCGGCAAGATGCACACGCAACGGCTCGAAAGCCTCAACGCCAACGTCCGTCATCATCTCGCCCGATTCCGCCGCAAAACACGATGCACCACCAAATGCCCGCGCATGGCCTACCTCTCCGCGCTGCTCTTCATGCAGGCGCATAATAAAAAGCTATTTAGTTAG